Proteins encoded by one window of Sulfurospirillum barnesii SES-3:
- a CDS encoding bifunctional 3,4-dihydroxy-2-butanone 4-phosphate synthase/GTP cyclohydrolase II, translating to MPIQRVKQAIEDIKHGKMVMMVDDEDRENEGDLVYAATFSTPEKVNFMASEAKGLICVSLNEAVAKRLDLTPMVKNNDSQHETAFTVSVDARICSTGISAYERDVTIKILADSMSRADELVRPGHIFPLIARKGGTLVRTGHTEGSVDLCRLAGVCEVSVICEVMKEDGHMARRDDLDLFCKKHGINIVYISDIVAYRMQSESLVREVASANVEFFGAPARKIDMVDHEGNHHIVYAFGEIEKTSFVKFHHILPDNELLANEKKYSGVLKAIEHLKKNNGIFIFIDSEYTSNPELREFGIGAQIVKKLGIENMNLLSTTKRKDYIGLSGFGLNINQEIVL from the coding sequence ATGCCAATACAAAGAGTCAAACAAGCCATAGAAGATATTAAGCATGGCAAAATGGTGATGATGGTCGATGATGAAGACAGAGAAAACGAGGGTGATCTTGTGTATGCTGCAACGTTTTCAACACCCGAAAAAGTGAACTTTATGGCTTCAGAAGCCAAAGGTCTTATTTGTGTTTCTTTAAATGAAGCGGTTGCCAAACGTCTTGATTTGACACCTATGGTGAAAAATAATGACTCTCAACACGAAACAGCCTTTACTGTTTCTGTGGATGCACGTATTTGTTCTACAGGTATTTCGGCGTACGAGAGAGACGTGACTATTAAGATTTTAGCCGATTCTATGAGTCGTGCGGATGAGCTGGTGCGTCCTGGGCATATTTTCCCATTGATTGCCCGCAAGGGTGGTACATTGGTGCGCACGGGGCATACGGAGGGGTCTGTAGATTTGTGCCGTTTGGCTGGGGTATGTGAAGTTTCTGTGATTTGCGAAGTGATGAAAGAAGATGGCCATATGGCTCGCCGTGATGATTTAGACCTTTTTTGTAAAAAACATGGTATTAATATTGTCTATATTTCAGACATTGTTGCGTACCGTATGCAATCTGAGTCATTAGTTCGAGAAGTTGCATCAGCAAATGTAGAGTTTTTTGGTGCGCCAGCACGTAAAATTGACATGGTTGACCACGAGGGAAATCATCATATTGTGTATGCGTTTGGTGAGATTGAAAAAACCAGTTTTGTAAAATTTCATCATATTCTTCCCGATAATGAGTTACTAGCGAATGAGAAGAAATACAGTGGCGTTTTAAAAGCGATTGAGCATTTGAAAAAGAATAATGGTATATTTATTTTTATTGACAGTGAATACACCTCCAATCCAGAACTTCGTGAATTTGGTATTGGCGCACAGATTGTCAAAAAATTGGGTATTGAAAATATGAATCTGCTTTCAACCACAAAACGTAAGGATTATATTGGTTTATCTGGTTTTGGATTAAATATCAATCAAGAAATTGTTTTATAG
- a CDS encoding cation:proton antiporter — protein MDLFLLSILVLLAVTAIMVTISKHMGLGSILGLLIAGIIVGPHTAGPIITSDVETMRHFTEFGVVLLLFVIGLEMQPSKLWSMRKEVFGLGSLQVIVSGVVLGIYMSFFLENYKVALLLGFTLALSSTAFVMQLLQEKGELSTEHGKSAFAILLLQDLAVVPLLAILPLVAPMQEADNGSWLEKIGTFLLMGTLLVAFGTYVLPKAFERVAKERNKDAFLMLTLLSVVLAAYLMDHAGLSMALGGFLMGMFLSTSRYSFQIESSLDPFKGLLMSFFFIAVGMSIDFNAIMNDPWVFTEHIVVILVLKALVLFGLTLAFGASKSNAIKLAFLLNQSGEFGFVLFGAAKALHLIDDQLFVVGIGVISISMLVTPVLYGFGSKLANKLIHISPLTYFKEEEVSFEQKVVIAGYGNTGKVIAKMLKSTTIPFMVFDVNPTEVAHGKNEGMPVFFGDITDLKLLHTIKIEEASMIIVSIDHSLNAIKVVKHIKEYYPHIKILARALDIKAMDKLLNAGANWVIAETLESSIRTGEEALSQMGVPLDEITTLLDALRKNEYELIREMTKA, from the coding sequence ATGGATTTGTTCCTTCTTTCAATTTTAGTCCTTCTAGCGGTGACTGCGATTATGGTTACCATTTCAAAACATATGGGGCTGGGCTCTATTTTAGGATTATTGATTGCGGGTATTATTGTAGGGCCACACACCGCTGGACCCATTATTACCAGTGATGTCGAGACCATGCGCCATTTTACTGAGTTTGGTGTCGTTTTACTTTTATTTGTTATTGGCTTAGAGATGCAACCTTCTAAATTGTGGTCTATGCGTAAAGAAGTGTTTGGATTGGGCTCTTTGCAAGTGATTGTCTCGGGTGTTGTTTTGGGGATTTATATGAGTTTTTTTCTTGAAAACTATAAAGTTGCACTGCTTTTGGGTTTTACTCTTGCACTCTCTTCTACTGCATTTGTTATGCAACTGTTACAAGAAAAAGGAGAACTCTCCACAGAACACGGCAAAAGTGCGTTTGCTATTTTACTGTTGCAAGATTTAGCGGTTGTGCCTTTGTTGGCTATTTTGCCATTGGTCGCACCTATGCAAGAAGCTGATAATGGCTCTTGGCTTGAGAAAATTGGCACTTTTTTGTTAATGGGAACTTTGTTGGTTGCCTTTGGCACTTACGTGCTTCCAAAAGCATTTGAGAGGGTGGCAAAAGAGCGCAATAAAGATGCTTTTTTAATGCTTACACTCTTAAGTGTTGTGCTTGCTGCCTATTTGATGGATCATGCAGGACTTTCAATGGCTTTGGGTGGTTTTTTAATGGGCATGTTTCTCTCCACCTCACGGTACAGCTTTCAAATTGAATCAAGTTTAGACCCCTTTAAGGGCCTTCTCATGAGTTTCTTTTTTATTGCTGTTGGTATGTCCATTGATTTTAATGCGATTATGAATGACCCGTGGGTTTTTACAGAGCATATTGTTGTCATTTTAGTGCTCAAAGCTTTGGTGCTTTTTGGTTTAACCTTAGCGTTTGGTGCGTCAAAAAGCAATGCCATCAAATTGGCATTTTTACTCAATCAAAGCGGTGAATTTGGATTTGTTCTCTTTGGTGCGGCGAAAGCTTTACATCTCATTGACGATCAACTTTTTGTGGTGGGAATTGGTGTGATTTCTATTAGTATGTTGGTGACACCTGTGCTGTATGGTTTTGGCTCTAAATTAGCCAACAAACTGATTCATATTTCTCCCTTAACCTATTTTAAAGAAGAAGAGGTGAGTTTTGAGCAAAAAGTGGTAATTGCAGGGTATGGCAATACAGGAAAAGTCATTGCAAAAATGCTCAAAAGTACGACGATTCCTTTTATGGTTTTTGATGTCAACCCCACAGAGGTTGCCCATGGAAAAAATGAGGGAATGCCCGTTTTTTTTGGTGATATTACCGATCTTAAACTGCTTCATACCATTAAAATTGAAGAAGCTTCAATGATTATTGTCTCTATTGATCACAGTTTAAATGCGATTAAAGTGGTTAAACATATTAAAGAGTATTACCCGCATATTAAAATTTTAGCACGGGCTTTGGATATTAAAGCCATGGATAAATTATTAAACGCAGGTGCCAATTGGGTGATTGCTGAGACATTAGAGAGCAGTATTCGAACAGGAGAAGAGGCTCTCAGTCAAATGGGTGTTCCTTTGGATGAAATTACAACCTTGTTGGATGCGTTGCGTAAAAATGAGTATGAACTGATTCGTGAAATGACCAAAGCATAA
- a CDS encoding 3'-5' exonuclease codes for MKIIVLDTETTGIMEKDRICQLSFLVLNVEMEIEEIHNEVCKPPLPISYEAMAVHHITPEKVADAPACVQTKAYERLLQLNTQENILVIHNAAFDLLMLAKEGFTSQMNLIDTFRILRAYYPFDGSFALQYKRYQWGLYQREEALATQYGIIIHAHDALGDVIVLKHLFERLCEEHSMPKMILLCSEPIVLSHIPYGKNKGKKFVDVAQTERQDLHYMLNANGLDADVKASILHALEATKENVTLTIGFGKYAGKTPEEVLEIDRNYLLWMLNKMENLSSELKEAIEKVLGSNP; via the coding sequence ATGAAAATCATTGTCTTAGATACCGAAACAACAGGCATTATGGAGAAAGACCGCATATGCCAGTTAAGCTTTTTAGTGCTCAACGTCGAGATGGAAATAGAAGAAATACACAATGAAGTGTGTAAACCACCACTTCCTATCTCGTACGAGGCAATGGCGGTGCATCATATTACCCCTGAGAAGGTTGCGGATGCACCTGCTTGTGTGCAAACTAAAGCGTATGAAAGACTCCTTCAACTCAATACCCAAGAGAATATTTTGGTGATACACAATGCTGCATTTGATCTGTTAATGTTAGCAAAAGAGGGCTTCACTTCCCAGATGAATTTGATTGATACCTTTCGCATTTTGCGTGCGTATTATCCGTTTGATGGCTCATTTGCTTTGCAATACAAACGCTACCAATGGGGTCTCTATCAACGCGAGGAGGCATTGGCAACGCAGTATGGCATTATCATTCATGCGCACGATGCCTTAGGCGATGTTATCGTTCTTAAACACTTGTTTGAACGTCTTTGTGAAGAACACTCTATGCCTAAAATGATTCTTCTTTGTTCTGAGCCTATCGTCTTAAGTCACATTCCTTATGGAAAAAATAAAGGCAAAAAATTTGTCGATGTGGCACAAACAGAGCGTCAAGACCTCCACTATATGCTAAACGCCAACGGACTGGACGCTGATGTCAAAGCTTCCATACTCCACGCCCTCGAAGCCACCAAAGAGAACGTCACGCTTACTATCGGTTTTGGAAAATATGCTGGCAAAACGCCAGAGGAAGTGTTAGAAATAGATAGAAACTATCTTTTATGGATGCTCAATAAAATGGAGAATTTGAGTAGCGAACTGAAAGAGGCGATAGAAAAGGTGTTGGGCTCAAATCCGTAG
- a CDS encoding DUF6172 family protein gives MKKIFPLEEENKNSDRVVDALKHEIRKYLKRERNKKLPEGAPFWIFECRMGQKEESAQEVLVQDLISTIDKAHAEKWGECYIEIIAKPAKNLKNKEEAQ, from the coding sequence TTGAAAAAGATATTTCCTTTAGAGGAAGAGAATAAGAACAGTGATAGAGTCGTTGATGCTCTCAAACATGAAATACGAAAATACCTCAAACGAGAACGCAATAAAAAACTCCCTGAGGGTGCGCCGTTTTGGATATTTGAGTGTCGTATGGGTCAAAAAGAAGAGAGTGCACAAGAGGTCTTGGTGCAAGATTTAATCAGCACTATCGATAAGGCACATGCCGAAAAATGGGGCGAATGCTATATTGAAATTATTGCCAAACCTGCTAAAAATTTAAAAAACAAAGAAGAGGCGCAGTAG
- a CDS encoding YbgC/FadM family acyl-CoA thioesterase, protein MKTRIYYDDTDAGGVVYHANYLKLCERSRSDLFFEKGKSPAIDGGHFVVRHLEADYFKPAKLGDLVEVTHELIAMKNASLILKQFIFKGEEKLFSMTSTLAYVKEGKPCKIDEETKAFFASVFKESE, encoded by the coding sequence ATGAAAACACGTATCTACTATGATGACACAGATGCTGGTGGGGTGGTCTACCATGCGAATTATTTGAAATTGTGTGAGCGCTCACGAAGTGATTTATTCTTTGAAAAGGGTAAAAGTCCTGCAATAGATGGTGGGCATTTTGTGGTGCGTCATTTGGAGGCGGATTATTTTAAACCTGCAAAACTAGGTGATTTAGTTGAGGTGACACATGAACTCATCGCAATGAAAAATGCTTCTTTAATTTTAAAACAGTTTATTTTTAAAGGTGAAGAAAAACTCTTTAGTATGACTTCCACCCTTGCGTACGTTAAAGAGGGGAAGCCGTGTAAGATTGATGAAGAGACAAAGGCATTTTTTGCCTCTGTATTTAAGGAATCCGAATAA
- a CDS encoding uracil-DNA glycosylase, with the protein MEKIRLLKLLYQHRAMGFEYFQEYRPLALKQQLVLSKNLEELKCEVMQCHLCGLAKSRKNILFGAGNLKAAIMFIGDNPSVSEDETGILFSGKSGELLAKMIENVLLIPKEEVYVTHILKCKTPENRVPSPEEVACCKPYLMQQIHMIRPKIIVTLGSTSFHHLTGEYDTPIDKVRGAVLNFGEAKLIPTLHPNFLLRNPSAKKEVYADLLTLRSLL; encoded by the coding sequence ATGGAAAAAATACGACTTTTAAAGCTCTTGTACCAGCACAGGGCTATGGGATTTGAATACTTTCAAGAGTATCGCCCCCTTGCCTTAAAGCAACAGCTTGTACTTTCAAAAAACCTTGAAGAGCTTAAATGTGAGGTAATGCAATGCCACTTGTGTGGACTAGCAAAGAGCCGTAAAAACATTCTTTTTGGTGCTGGAAACCTAAAAGCAGCCATCATGTTTATTGGAGACAATCCAAGCGTTAGCGAAGATGAAACAGGCATACTTTTTAGTGGAAAAAGTGGTGAACTCCTTGCAAAAATGATTGAAAATGTTCTGTTAATTCCCAAAGAAGAAGTCTATGTTACCCATATTTTAAAGTGTAAAACACCTGAAAATCGTGTTCCATCGCCTGAAGAAGTGGCATGCTGTAAGCCCTATTTGATGCAACAAATTCATATGATTCGCCCTAAAATTATTGTAACATTAGGCTCAACCAGTTTTCATCATCTTACAGGAGAATACGATACGCCAATTGATAAAGTGCGTGGTGCCGTTCTTAATTTTGGTGAGGCTAAATTAATTCCCACCTTACACCCTAACTTTTTATTGCGAAACCCAAGTGCGAAAAAAGAGGTTTACGCAGACTTATTAACCCTAAGGAGCTTGTTATGA
- a CDS encoding leucine-rich repeat domain-containing protein: MREGIREFAQWIKSIGLEHTLPRNLTQLEAITTLDLSRKKLTFLPESIGALQNLSVLKITGNRLKVLPKSISLLTNLRNFQCENNLLEHLPEDFGNLHSLVILNLNGNQLTALPSSFYDLTNLTRLTLAVNRLSHLDIAFKNLKKLLHVSLDTNYFETLPDSFGSMKSLYFLDLSFNKLTTLPSSLSEIKELETLILEGNALQNLPSLESHDMLIKLNLASNQLHSIDCNLSKLEDLHILCLENNLLQTLPQSLCTLKKLTSLNLSANHLTHLPECIGQLTQLYELDVEDNALTSLPNSLENLPLLKNLYIANNHDLKRPNIPSLEYCDVE, translated from the coding sequence ATGCGTGAGGGAATTAGGGAGTTTGCGCAGTGGATAAAATCGATTGGACTAGAGCACACATTGCCTCGCAATCTAACACAACTCGAAGCCATCACCACGCTTGATTTAAGCCGTAAAAAACTGACTTTTTTACCTGAGAGTATTGGAGCACTGCAAAATCTTAGTGTTTTAAAAATAACAGGGAACAGGCTTAAAGTGCTTCCTAAAAGTATCTCTTTGCTTACAAATCTACGAAATTTTCAGTGCGAAAATAACCTATTAGAACATTTGCCTGAGGACTTTGGCAACCTTCACTCCTTAGTGATTTTAAACCTCAACGGCAATCAGCTCACCGCTTTGCCATCAAGCTTTTATGATTTGACCAATCTTACACGTCTCACCCTAGCTGTCAATCGGTTAAGCCATTTAGACATCGCTTTTAAAAATCTCAAAAAACTTTTACATGTAAGCTTAGATACCAACTATTTTGAGACACTTCCAGATAGTTTTGGCTCCATGAAATCGCTTTATTTTTTAGACCTATCCTTTAATAAATTAACCACCTTACCCTCTTCTCTGAGTGAAATCAAAGAACTAGAAACCCTAATTTTAGAGGGTAATGCATTGCAAAATCTGCCTAGCCTTGAATCACACGATATGCTTATTAAACTCAACCTTGCCTCAAATCAATTGCACTCCATTGATTGTAATCTTTCAAAACTAGAAGATTTACACATTCTCTGCCTTGAAAATAATCTTCTTCAAACGCTTCCACAAAGTCTTTGTACACTCAAAAAGCTCACCTCCTTAAATCTAAGCGCAAATCACCTCACCCATTTGCCTGAATGCATAGGTCAACTCACACAACTCTATGAATTGGATGTGGAAGACAATGCACTCACAAGTCTCCCCAATTCACTTGAAAATCTGCCCTTGCTCAAAAATCTGTACATCGCCAATAACCACGATTTAAAGCGCCCAAACATCCCCTCGCTAGAGTACTGTGACGTTGAATAA